The genomic window GATCTACCGCCTCGACCGCGCCGACCTCGACAACATCCCCGCCAGGCGGCGTGCCGTCTACTCGCTCGCGAGGAAGCTCACCGTCGACCCGGCCCTCGTGGCCGACGCCGACGTCGAGGCCGTCCGCGCGCAATTCCCCGACCGGGAGGTCGCCGAGATCGTCTTCCAGGTCACCGAGGCCGCCTACTTCGACCGCCTGACGGAGGCCGCCGGCCTGCCGCTCGAGCCCTGACGAACCCGGGCGGGCCGACGTCGCGGACGCAGAGGGCGACCTCGGCCCGGCCCGCCCGCCTTCCACGGAGAACCGACGAACATGGCACACATCCACCTCCCCGAGGGGGCGCCCGGCATCATCGGGCCGATGGCCGCGTACCCGGAGACGCAGAGGCCCCTCAACGACCTGGCGGAGGCCCTCCTCCGCGGCCCGTCCTCGCTGACCCCCGGCGAGCGCGAGACGATCGCGGCCTACGTCTCGCGGGGCAACGAATGCCACTTCTGCTGCCAGTCGCACGCCGCCGCGGCGCGGGCGCACCTCGGGCCCCAGAAGTCGCTGGTCGACGAGGTCCTCGCCGACGTCGCCGGGTCGCCCGCCTCGCCGAAGCTGAAGGCCCTGCTGGCGATCGCGGACAAGGTCCGCCGCGACGGCCGCCTCGTCCAGGCCGCGGACGTCGCGCGGGCCCGCGCCGAGGGCGCCGACGACAAGGCCATCCACGACACCGTCCTGATCGCCGCGGCCTTCTGCATGTTCAACCGCTACGTCGAGGGCCTCGGCACCTGGGCGCCGCAGGACCCGGCCGACTACGTCGAGTCCGGCGAGCGCCTCGCCCATCACGGCTACGCGAAGTTCGACTTCAGCCACATCCGCGGGGAGTGGGCCGCGAGCACGGCCGGTCGTGGACACGGCTCGTGACACCTCTTCGGCCGGCCAGGGCGCGGGACCGTATCCGCGGCCCCGCCCAGGCCGGCATGGCGTCCGCGGCATACCCTCGGTAGGCCGGACGGACGCGGCTGCGGCCCGGGCATCCCGGGCCGCATCTCCGGCCCTGCGCCTTCCCGAGACGAGGATCCCCGGCCCATGCCGTCGCCCTTCCCCGGGATGAACCCGTACCTCGAGCGGGACATCGCCTGGCACGACTTCCACGAGCGCTTCCTGATCGTGGGCGCCGGGGTCCTGGGGGCTCAGGTACGCCCGCACTACGTCGTCCGCGTGGACGATCACCACTTCGTCCACGAGTTGCCCGACGAGCCCAGGCAGGCGGCGGGGCGGGCCGATCCGTCGCCGCTGCCAACCGGACACACGCCGGCGCCGCCGGGCGGGGGGGCCGCCGTGCTGGACGCCCCGGCCCAGGTTCGCGTGCCCGTGATCGACGTGGTTCGAGAGTCCTACCTCGAGATCCTCGACCGCCACTCGCGGGAGGTCGTGACGGTGGTCGAGCTGCTCAGCCCGTCGAATAAGCGGAGGCGTGGGGCGGACCGGGCCCAGTACCTGGTGATGCGGTCCCGGGTGTTGGCCTCGGCGTCGCATCTCGTCGAGATCGACCTGCTCCGCGGCGGGGAGCCGATGCCCGGCGAGGACTTGCCTCGTTGCACGTATTCCGTCCTCGTGAGCCGCTCCGAGGACCGGCCCGCCGCCGACTACTGGCCGCTCGGACTCGCCGACCGCCTGCCCGTCATCCCGATCCCCCTCCGCCCGCCGCACTCCGAGGCCTCGCTCGACCTGCAAGGCCTCCTCGACCGCGTCTACGACGAGGCCGGCTACGAGTACGACATCTACGACGGCCCGCCCACGCCCCCGCTGACCGCCGAGGAAGCGGCCTGGGCCCGGCCGTTCCTCCCGGCGGACGCCGAATAACCCGGCTGCAACGCGTTGACGACCCTCCATCGCGACGCGTGGCGCCCCCGCCGCCCCATCGGCCCCGGCTTCCTGCCTCACCGGGGCCGCGTCAGTCGCGGAAGACCCTCACGGCATGGCTGGCGCTCTTGTTATACCAGGAGTTCTCCCGGAACGGGCGGAGCTGGACGCCGCAGGGGATGGGGCGGCCGTTGGAGTCGCGAACGTCCTCGCCGTGGCTGTCGATGATCAGGGGGACGCCGTCGGGCGACCGGCCGATCGGGCCGACCCAGATCACGACGTGGCTGATCTTCCCGCCGCGGTTGCGGATGAAGACCAGGTCGCCGGTGCGGAGCGTGCGGAGCCGATCCTCGTACCCGTCGGGCAGCTCCACGCGATGCAGCCGGTGGGAACGGCCGCCGGCCTCGCGGGCGGCCTGCTCCTCGGACTGGTGATGGACCTCGGTGTTCAGCCGCAGGCCGAAACCCTGGTTGTAGACGAAGCCGGTCAGGTTGCTGCAGTCCACGCCCTTGCCGTCGCGCCCGGCGCAGGTCTTCTGCCAGGGCCAGCTCGCGGGCGGATCCCAGTCGGGGATGTGGTGATGCTGATACGCGTACCCCTGGAACCGAAGCGCCGTCGCGATGACCCGCTCCCGGAGCCGCTCCACGGGCCAGCCCTCGACGGCCCTCGGCACGGGATACGTCCGAGGCTCCGGCCCCCAGGAATGCCATCGCTCGAGGGTCCGCTTCGAGTACCAGTGCGCGAACGGGATCTCCGCCTCCAGCCGCGGGTCGCCCCGCTCCGTCCGCTCCAGGTCGCCGATCAATTCCGCCACCGGGTAGGTGAACTCCACCCCGTAGGGCGAGCGATACCCCGGCTCCTGCGCCGGGGCCGCCGGGCCGATCCATCCGATCAGGCAGGCGGCGAGGACGGCGGCACGTTTCATGAGCATGCTCCCTGTTTCGATGCGGACGACGCGATCGCTGGCCTGTCGTCGGCCACAGGGAGTGTAGGTCATGCTGGCGAGAGCGGCGCGGAATGTCGCCGGGTATGCCGCGTGGGCAAGATTCGATCCCCGAAAGACCTGGATCAGAGCAATCCTCGGGACCGAAGGGCGTCTCGGAGCTCCTGCAGCAGCACCTCATCGATGAGGCGAACCGGGACGCCCTGGGGTCATTCGCGCTCGATCGAGGTTCCGGAAGGCATGTGCGTGTAGCCGATCGATCCGCCGCGGCCGCCGTGGTCCCAATGCTGGCGCCTCAATTGATCGTCGGGAGTACCGGGATTTTCATGAGACGGCGACCTGGAGAGGAGACCCGGGTGGCGGCCGGGGCCCGCGGTCAACTCCTGTTTCGCCACCTCGCGGGATCTCGCTGCGCGTGATGGACGGACGCGACGACGATCCTGGCGGCTTCGAGGCGGTAGAACACTGCATAAGGGAACCGCTTGAGCCGGGCGTGCCGGACATCGCGGCAGATCGAGGCGTAATGCTCGGGATTCTGTCCGATCCGCTCGAGAGTGGCCTCGACCGCTTAGAGGAAGTCCTCCCCGAGTCCCCGTCCGCGGGATGCATAACCAGGCGTGGGCCTCGTCGATATCGTCGCGCACCTGGGGCAGGAAGACCAGCGGCAGGCTCAACGTGGCCGCCTCACGTAGGCGCGGATGTCGTCCCAGGTCAGCACGTTCTCCGGATCGGAATCGAGCGCCGCCAGGCGACGATCGAGGAGGGACTTCAGCTCCTCCGTCAGCTCGGGCTCCTCGGCCTGATCGGACAGGCCGTCCCAGACCCGCTCGATGAGCCGTAGCCGATCCTCGGGCGGCCAGCTCTGGACTTCCAGGAGTACGGATTCGAGATCCAAATCAGCTTCCGCGCGAAACTAGTCTTCCGTGATGAGCCGGCTCGACGTTTCCCCCATCATTGTAACCCACTCGCACGGGCCCCGCCGCGCGACCAGGTCACTCACCCCTCACGCCAGGATCGGCTTCACGACCCTGCCGGCGACGTCGGTCAGGCGGTAATAGCGGCCCTGGTGTTTGAAGGTCAGGCGCTCGTGGTCGATGCCCAGCAGGTGCAGGATCGTGGCGTGGAAGTCGTGGACGTGGACGGGGTCGGCGGCGATGTTGTAGCCGAAGTCGTCGGTCTCCCCGTAGACGAGCCCCGGCTTGACGCCGCCGCCGGCGGCCCAGGCGGTGAAGCACCGGGGGTGGTGATCGCGGCCGTAGTCGGTCGGCGTCAGCTTGCCCTGGCTGTAGTTGGTCCGGCCGAACTCGCCCCCCCAGAGGACGAGCGTGTCGTCGAGCATCCCCCGGCGCTTCAGGTCGGTCACGAGCGCCGCGCAGCCGCGGTCGGTCTCCTTGCTGAGCTGGCGGATGCCGCCGGGGAGGCCGCCGTGGTGGTCCCAGCCGGGGTGGTAGAGCTGGATGAACCGGACGTCGCGCTCGGCCAATCGGCGGGCCAGCAGGCAGTTGGCGGCGAACGTGCCGGGCCTGCGCGCATCGGGGCCGTACAGCTCGAAGACCTCGTCGGGCTCGCCGGCCAGGCTCGTCACCTCCGGCACGGAGGTCTGCATCCGGTAGGCCATCTCGTACTGGGCGATGCGGGCCTGGATCGCCGGGTCGAGGATCGCGTCGTACTCGGCCTGGTGCAGCTCGCGGAGGCGGTCCAGCATCTTCCGGCGGCCCGCCGCCGAGACGCCCGGCGGGTTCTCGAGATAGAGGACCGGCTCGGCCCCCGCGCGGAACTGGACGCCCTGGTGGACCGACGGCAGGAAGCCGTTGCCCCAGAGCCGCGAGTACAAGGGCTGATCGACGGGCCTCTGGCTGATCAGGACGCAGAACGTCGGCAGGTT from Aquisphaera giovannonii includes these protein-coding regions:
- a CDS encoding C40 family peptidase, translating into MKRAAVLAACLIGWIGPAAPAQEPGYRSPYGVEFTYPVAELIGDLERTERGDPRLEAEIPFAHWYSKRTLERWHSWGPEPRTYPVPRAVEGWPVERLRERVIATALRFQGYAYQHHHIPDWDPPASWPWQKTCAGRDGKGVDCSNLTGFVYNQGFGLRLNTEVHHQSEEQAAREAGGRSHRLHRVELPDGYEDRLRTLRTGDLVFIRNRGGKISHVVIWVGPIGRSPDGVPLIIDSHGEDVRDSNGRPIPCGVQLRPFRENSWYNKSASHAVRVFRD
- a CDS encoding DUF1501 domain-containing protein; translation: MNRDPRQPEDDALAVNRRHFFSRTSLGLGSAALASLMGRSAIGGTEADVPPRTAVDPAYRGVLAAPHFAPRAKRVIYLFMSGGPSQLDLFDYKPLLNARNGQDLPDSVRRGQRLTGMSGNQATLPLAGSIFKFARHGSSGAWVSDLLPETAKVVDDLCFVRSLYTEAINHDPAITFFQTGSQIAGRPSMGAWLSYGLGSANQNLPTFCVLISQRPVDQPLYSRLWGNGFLPSVHQGVQFRAGAEPVLYLENPPGVSAAGRRKMLDRLRELHQAEYDAILDPAIQARIAQYEMAYRMQTSVPEVTSLAGEPDEVFELYGPDARRPGTFAANCLLARRLAERDVRFIQLYHPGWDHHGGLPGGIRQLSKETDRGCAALVTDLKRRGMLDDTLVLWGGEFGRTNYSQGKLTPTDYGRDHHPRCFTAWAAGGGVKPGLVYGETDDFGYNIAADPVHVHDFHATILHLLGIDHERLTFKHQGRYYRLTDVAGRVVKPILA
- a CDS encoding carboxymuconolactone decarboxylase family protein yields the protein MAHIHLPEGAPGIIGPMAAYPETQRPLNDLAEALLRGPSSLTPGERETIAAYVSRGNECHFCCQSHAAAARAHLGPQKSLVDEVLADVAGSPASPKLKALLAIADKVRRDGRLVQAADVARARAEGADDKAIHDTVLIAAAFCMFNRYVEGLGTWAPQDPADYVESGERLAHHGYAKFDFSHIRGEWAASTAGRGHGS
- a CDS encoding addiction module protein encodes the protein MDLESVLLEVQSWPPEDRLRLIERVWDGLSDQAEEPELTEELKSLLDRRLAALDSDPENVLTWDDIRAYVRRPR
- a CDS encoding DUF4058 family protein — encoded protein: MPSPFPGMNPYLERDIAWHDFHERFLIVGAGVLGAQVRPHYVVRVDDHHFVHELPDEPRQAAGRADPSPLPTGHTPAPPGGGAAVLDAPAQVRVPVIDVVRESYLEILDRHSREVVTVVELLSPSNKRRRGADRAQYLVMRSRVLASASHLVEIDLLRGGEPMPGEDLPRCTYSVLVSRSEDRPAADYWPLGLADRLPVIPIPLRPPHSEASLDLQGLLDRVYDEAGYEYDIYDGPPTPPLTAEEAAWARPFLPADAE